In the Angustibacter sp. Root456 genome, CACGCCCGCCCACTTCTGCAGGGCGAGCGGCCCGATCTTCTGGCCCTCGGCGGCCGTGTTGTACGGCGCACCGTAGGAGGCGCTGGTGGTGGTGCCCGCGAGCTCACCGGCGGCGGTCGCCACCACGTCGTTCGGCGCGGCGGCCGCCCAGTCGCGCAGGGTGATCGCCTTCTCATCGGGCGACGAGAAGGCGGCCGACAGGATGGCTGTCAGCCCGAGAACCACGACCAGGGCGATCACGAGCTCCTTGACCAGGTCGTAGGAGCGGGTGTCGAAGCCGTGCGAGTCGGGCGTGTGGTCACGGGCGCGGTTGCGGTGAGCGGTGCGGCGAGCGGTCGTCTCGGTCATGGCTGCGCCTCCCTGCTGCGCTGAGCCGGCACCCGCTCGGCCTCCGCGTCGATCGGTGGCACGACGCCGTGCCGGCGCACCAGCAGCAGGTGCAGCGCCACGAGCACTCCGACGACGAACGGCAGCAGCACCACGTGCCAGAGGAGCATCTGGCCGGGGTTGAGCACGTTGAAGAAGGCGCCGAAACCCACCGAGTTGAGCCCGTCCTTGGCCTGGGTGCTGATCCACTGCGAGTCGAAGTTCGACTGCGAGAGGTAGCCGGTGAACGCCGTCCCGATCGAGCCGACGAAGGCCACCACGCCGGTGATCCACGTGAGCGTCCGGCGTCCGCGCCATGCCGCCATCCAGAACTTGCCCCACAGGTGGATCACCATGAAGGCGAAGAAGAGCTCGACGCTCCACAGGTGCATCGAGTTCGTGAAGTGCCCGAGGGCGGAGGTGTGCCACCAGGCCGAGCCGCCCATGGCGAGCACGAACCCGGACGCCAGGACGACGATCAGCGCCGCGCTCGTGAGCATGCCGAAGACGTAGATCCACGACGCGACGTAGGCAGGCTGGCGGTCCGGAAGCAGCTGACCTGCAGGGACCACCCGGCTCGCCCGGGTGCGTACCGCCGTCGTCCAGCTGGCGCTCACGACCGGCTCCCGGAGCCGGGCCGCCGCGTCGCCCCCGGGAACGGCAGGGCGATCGCCAGGGCGAACACCACCACCATCGCGCCGACGATCGCGAGGTTGGTGACGGAGATGAGGACGACGCCCCAGTGGACGTAGTGGCCGACGGGGTCGGCCGCGAGGGAGAAGAGCATCGCGGACCGCCTTTCGGGGTCGCCCGGGCCGGCTGGCCACAGCGCGGCGACCCTCCACCTCGGATCGTCCTCCGCGTTGCTGAAAGAAGCCAGAGGGTCGCGCGCATTCACGAGGACCAACGGCTCTACCTGAGCCCACAGGGGGGATCGACGGTGGTGACGGAGGCGCGGGTGAGCGTCGAGGAGGCTGCGCGCATGGCGACGGGGCGACGGATCGGACCGGTCGACACGATCTGGCTCAACATGGACCGGCCGGAGAACCTCATGGTCATCGAGTCGGTGATGCTGCTCGAGCAGACGCCGGACTGGGACGCCGTGCGGGACGTCATCCAGACGCGGCTGGTCGACCCCTACCCCGTCTTCCGCGAGCGGCCGCTGCCGCCTGCGCACGTGTGGGACCTGCCGCAGTGGGAGCCCGACCCCGACTTCCACCTCGACCGCCACATCCGCCGGCACACCCTGCGCGCGCCGGGCGACGACGCGACGCTGCAGCGCTACATCGACCGCCACCTCCACCGGCCCCTCGACCGCCGACGCCCGCTGTGGGAGGCCCACTTCGTCGCCGGGTACCTCGGCGGTGCGGCCGTCTTCTTCCGGATGCACCACAGCCTGGCCGACGGCATCGCGCTCACCCGGGTGCTGCTGTCGATGACGGACGCCGCACCGTCCGGACGGCGGCGCCGACCCCCGCCGCTGCCTCTCCCGGGAACCGCCGGTGGCCTGCCCGCCGTGGCGCGCTCGCTCGTCCCCGGCAGCCCGCTCGACGTCGCCCGGCTCGCGGTGCGGACCGCCCAGGTGGCCAAGTCGCTGCTGCTGACGCGCAACCCCCCGAGCGCCGTGGGCGGGCAGCCGGAGCTGCGCAAGCGGGTGGTGTGGTCGCACACCTACCCGCTCGACGACCTGAAGGTGGTGGGACGCCTCTCGGGCGCCACCCTCAACGACGTCCTGATGAGCGCCGTGGCCGGGGCCCTGCACCGCTACCAGGTGGCCAGCGGCGAGCGCCCGGTCGACCTGACGACGATGGTGCCGGTCAACGTGCGGCCACTCGACCGCGAGCTGCCCCGCGAGCTGGGCAACCGGTTCGCGCTGGTGTTCTTCACCTTCCCTTCGGCGCTCGCCGCACCGCTCGAGCGGCTCGCCGAGACCAAGCGGCGGATGGACTGGTTGAAGCACTCGCCGGAGTCGCTGATGACCTTCGGCCTGATCATGGCGATCGGCCGGACGGTCGCCGACCTCGAGCGGTACGTCGTCGACTTCTTCGCCAACAAGGCGATCGGCGTGACGACGAACGTGGCCGGCCCGGCCGACGTCCGCTACCTGGCTGGCACGAAGGTCACCGGCGTACTGGGCTGGGTGCCCGGGTCGGGCCACCACACCGTGGGCGTCTGCATCTTCACCTACGCCGGCTCCGTGCGCGTCGGCTTCCGCGTGGACGCCGCGCGCGTGCGCAACCCGCAGCGGTTGCTCACCGCGTTCGAGGCGGAGCTCGGCGACCTCGTCAGCCTGGCCGGCGCGTCCAGCCACGCGGATGCCAAGCCGCGCAGGCGGCCCCGCCGTGTCGCCCGCGCCCGAAGGGAGAAGGCTCGTGCCCACTGACACGTCCACCCAGAGCGTCGTCGTCCCCGCGAGCAAGGCTCGCGTCCTCCGGCTGCTGCGTGACGTCGCCCACCAGGCGGAGTGGATCCCGGAGATCCGGCGCGCCGAGGTGCTCGAGCGCGACGGCGACCTGCCCGTGACCGCCCACTTCACGGCCGCGACGCCGGTGGGCTCCGACGAGTACGTCCTGCGGTACGAGCACTCCGACGACGGGCTCGCGTGGTCGATGGTCTCCGGCCGGCTGCAGACGGGGCAGGAGGGCCGCTACACGCTGGAGCCGTTGGGGCGCGGCAGCACCAAGGTGACGTACGAGCTGACGATCCACCACCACCTCCCGCTGCCCGGGTTCGTGCGCGGCCGGGTGATCCGCGGCCTGGTGGCCAGCACCCTGAACGGCCTCGCGCACCGCATGGGAGAAGGAGAGGCGTCCCGATGACCACCACGACCGCACCCCGACAGACCTCGACGGCGGCTCGTCGCTTCGGCTACCTGGTGGCCGTCGGGGTGAACGTCGTGCTGCTGTACCTCATCAACGTCGCGCCCGGCTGGCAGGAGCTGACGTTCCTGACCTCGGCCACGGTGAGCGTCCTGACCTGGGTCAACACCTCGCTGGTCGCCGGCATCGTCGCCAACGTGGTGTACGTCCTCGACGACGCACCGGGGATCCGGGCGTTCGGTGACCTGGTGACCACGAGCATCGGCCTGGCGGCGATCGTGCGCGTGTGGCAGGTGTTCCCGTTCGCGTTCGACCACCGGGGGCTGCCTTGGGAGCCGGTGATCCGGGTGCTGCTCGTCGTGGCCGGCGTGGGGAGCGCCATCGCGATCGTGGTGCAGCTGGTGACCCTCGTGCGGCTCGCGGCGAAGGGGTCGAGGCCATGACGACCACGGTCGAGATCGAGGTCGACGCGCGAGCGCGGGTCGATGACGTCGTGCAAACGGCTTCGGCTGCGGCAGAGGCCTTCCGGCGGCTCGGCCAGGAGGAGGTCGACGCCATCGTCGAGGCGATGGTGCGGGCCGGCGTCCGTGAGGCGATCCCCTTGGCCCGGCTCGCGGTCGAGGAGACCGGCTTCGGGGTCTTCGAGGACAAGGTGGTCAAGAACTTCGTGGCCACCGAGTTCCTGCACGACTACCTGCGGGGCAAGCGGTCGGTCGGTGTGATCGACGACGACGTCGAGCGCAACGTCCAGCGAGTGGCCGAGCCGATCGGTGTGGTGCTCGCCGTCACGCCGGTGACAAACCCGACGTCCACGGTGCTGTACAAGGCGATCGTGGCGGCCAAGACCCGCAACGCGCTCATCTTCAGGCCGTCGCCCTTCGCCACGCGGTGCGCGCAGCGCGTCGTCGAGGTGCTCTCTCAGGCCGGGGAGGCCGCCGGTCTGCCCGCCGGGGCGCTGCAGGTCGTGCCGGACGTCGAGCGGGAGGTCACGCACTACCTGTTCGCCCACCCCGGTGTGGACTTCATCTGGGTGACCGGTGGACCCAAGATCGTGGCGCTCGCCAACGCGGCCGGCAAGCCGACCCTGAGCGTGGGCCCGGGCAACGCCCCGATCTACCTGCACCGCACCGCCGACATCGAGCAGGCAGTGGTCGACGTCCTGATCTCCAAGACCTTCGACGCGTCGGTAATCTGCCCCGCCGAGCAGACCTGCGTCGTCGACCACGAGATCTACGACGACGTCGTCGCCGAGTTCGAGCGCATGGGGGCGCGAGTCCTCACCTCCGAGCAGTCCGCTCGGCTGGCCGACTTCGCCTTCGGCTGCGCAGACAAGGTCAACCTCGCGGCGTTGGGGCAGCAAGCGCCAGAGCTCGCTCGGCGAGCCGGCTTCGAGGTGCCGGAGGGCACCAAGGTGCTGCTCGCTCCGCTGCCGGACGACCTCGACGAGCTCGCGGCGCACCCCTTGGTGCAGGAGAAGCTGATGCCGGTGCTCGGGTTGGTGCGAGCTCGCGACGAGCAGCACGCGATCGACGTCGCGGTGCTGGTGACCGAGCACGGGGGCCTGGGGCACACGTCCGCCGTCTACGCGCGCGACGACGCCGTCATCGACGCGTACAGCCGCGCCGTGCGCACGGGTCGCATCCTCGTGAACGCACCGACCGCCGTCGGCGCGCTCGGCGGGGTCTACAACAACCTGACGCCGACGTTCTCGCTCGGCTGCGGCACCTGGGGCGGTTCGAGCACGACGGCGAACGTCAACTACCTGCAGCTGCTGAACCTCAAGACCGTGGCTCGTCGAAGGACGCCGCCGCAGTGGTTCCGCGTGCCGCCGCACACGTACTTCAACGCCGGCGCACTCGACAACCTGCGCGACATCCCGTGCGACAGCGCGGTGATCATCACCGACCCGGACTGCGAGCGGCGCGGTGTGACCGGGCTCGTGTCGTCGCGGCTGCCGGCTCGGCGCGTCGCGGTGTTCAGCCAGGTGCTCCCCGAGCCGGGTGAGGACGTCGTGCGAGCCGGCGTCGAGGCGCTGCGGCGCGCGCGCCCCGACCTCGTCGTCGCGGTCGGCGGCGGCTCGGTGCTCGACGCGGCCAAGGCGATGCGGCTGTTCTACGAGCACCCCGACCTGACGCTGAGCGAGCTGACGCTGCCCTTCCTCGACCCGCGGAAGCGAGTTGCCACCTATCCGACCGAGCCGCACTCGGTGCGCCTGGTGGCCGTGCCCACGACGGCCGGCACGGGCTCGGAGGTCTCCCCGGCGGCGGTCATCACCGTCGGCGACCGCAAGCAGACGCTCGTCGACTACGGCCTCGTGGCCGACGTCGCCATCGTCGACCCAGTGCTCACGCTGTCGATGCCGGACGCCGTCACGGTCGACAGCGGAGTGGACGCCCTGACCCACGCGCTCGAGGCGGTGGTCTCGATCTTCGCGTCTCCGTACACCGACGCGTACTGCGTGCAGGCGGCGCGCCTCATCTTCGACGCACTGCCGCGAGTGCACGCCGACCCTTCGGACCTGGCCGCCCGCACCGACATGTCGAACGCCGCGACCCTTGCAGGACTGGCGTTCTCGAACGCCTTCGTCGGCAGCAACCACGCCCTGGCGCACGCCGTCGGGGCCCGCTTCGGGATCGCCCACGGCCGTGCCAACGCGATCTTCCTGCCGCACGTGCTCGCCTACAACGCCGCGCTGCCGACCAAGTTCATGCCGGCCCCCGGTTACTCGGCGTACGTGGCACCGGAGAAGTACGCGCAGCTGGGCCGGGTCGTCTTCGGGGGTCGTGAGCCGCAGGAGAGCCGGCGCCGGCTGTTCGCCGGCGTGGAGCAGCTGCTCGACGCCCTCGGCCTGCCGCGCACGCTGCGCGAGGCCGGCGTCGACGAGCGCGAGTTCCTCGACGCGCTGCCGGCACTGGCGCTGGCGGCCTTCGAGGACCTCAGCAACCGCACCAACCCCCGCATGCCGCTGCTCGCCGAGCTGACGCAGCTGCTGCGGTTGGGTTTCTACGGCGAGCCACTTCGGGACGAGGGAGGTGAGCCGTGAGTGACGAGACGCCGCGACCGTCGGGCCTGGCGCTGATGAAGTCGTGGTACGACCGCGCCCGGCTGTGGATCGTCTACGGCTCGGTGCTGCTCGTGATCGCGATCCTGTACCTG is a window encoding:
- a CDS encoding SRPBCC family protein; translation: MPTDTSTQSVVVPASKARVLRLLRDVAHQAEWIPEIRRAEVLERDGDLPVTAHFTAATPVGSDEYVLRYEHSDDGLAWSMVSGRLQTGQEGRYTLEPLGRGSTKVTYELTIHHHLPLPGFVRGRVIRGLVASTLNGLAHRMGEGEASR
- a CDS encoding wax ester/triacylglycerol synthase family O-acyltransferase; translation: MSVEEAARMATGRRIGPVDTIWLNMDRPENLMVIESVMLLEQTPDWDAVRDVIQTRLVDPYPVFRERPLPPAHVWDLPQWEPDPDFHLDRHIRRHTLRAPGDDATLQRYIDRHLHRPLDRRRPLWEAHFVAGYLGGAAVFFRMHHSLADGIALTRVLLSMTDAAPSGRRRRPPPLPLPGTAGGLPAVARSLVPGSPLDVARLAVRTAQVAKSLLLTRNPPSAVGGQPELRKRVVWSHTYPLDDLKVVGRLSGATLNDVLMSAVAGALHRYQVASGERPVDLTTMVPVNVRPLDRELPRELGNRFALVFFTFPSALAAPLERLAETKRRMDWLKHSPESLMTFGLIMAIGRTVADLERYVVDFFANKAIGVTTNVAGPADVRYLAGTKVTGVLGWVPGSGHHTVGVCIFTYAGSVRVGFRVDAARVRNPQRLLTAFEAELGDLVSLAGASSHADAKPRRRPRRVARARREKARAH
- a CDS encoding cytochrome b N-terminal domain-containing protein translates to MSASWTTAVRTRASRVVPAGQLLPDRQPAYVASWIYVFGMLTSAALIVVLASGFVLAMGGSAWWHTSALGHFTNSMHLWSVELFFAFMVIHLWGKFWMAAWRGRRTLTWITGVVAFVGSIGTAFTGYLSQSNFDSQWISTQAKDGLNSVGFGAFFNVLNPGQMLLWHVVLLPFVVGVLVALHLLLVRRHGVVPPIDAEAERVPAQRSREAQP
- the adhE gene encoding bifunctional acetaldehyde-CoA/alcohol dehydrogenase — its product is MTTTVEIEVDARARVDDVVQTASAAAEAFRRLGQEEVDAIVEAMVRAGVREAIPLARLAVEETGFGVFEDKVVKNFVATEFLHDYLRGKRSVGVIDDDVERNVQRVAEPIGVVLAVTPVTNPTSTVLYKAIVAAKTRNALIFRPSPFATRCAQRVVEVLSQAGEAAGLPAGALQVVPDVEREVTHYLFAHPGVDFIWVTGGPKIVALANAAGKPTLSVGPGNAPIYLHRTADIEQAVVDVLISKTFDASVICPAEQTCVVDHEIYDDVVAEFERMGARVLTSEQSARLADFAFGCADKVNLAALGQQAPELARRAGFEVPEGTKVLLAPLPDDLDELAAHPLVQEKLMPVLGLVRARDEQHAIDVAVLVTEHGGLGHTSAVYARDDAVIDAYSRAVRTGRILVNAPTAVGALGGVYNNLTPTFSLGCGTWGGSSTTANVNYLQLLNLKTVARRRTPPQWFRVPPHTYFNAGALDNLRDIPCDSAVIITDPDCERRGVTGLVSSRLPARRVAVFSQVLPEPGEDVVRAGVEALRRARPDLVVAVGGGSVLDAAKAMRLFYEHPDLTLSELTLPFLDPRKRVATYPTEPHSVRLVAVPTTAGTGSEVSPAAVITVGDRKQTLVDYGLVADVAIVDPVLTLSMPDAVTVDSGVDALTHALEAVVSIFASPYTDAYCVQAARLIFDALPRVHADPSDLAARTDMSNAATLAGLAFSNAFVGSNHALAHAVGARFGIAHGRANAIFLPHVLAYNAALPTKFMPAPGYSAYVAPEKYAQLGRVVFGGREPQESRRRLFAGVEQLLDALGLPRTLREAGVDEREFLDALPALALAAFEDLSNRTNPRMPLLAELTQLLRLGFYGEPLRDEGGEP